The Prochlorococcus marinus str. MIT 9301 genome segment TTATAAATCTAATCTCTTGCCAGATTGGGTTCCTCAAGGTAAAGGCCCTCTTTTGATTGTTATGGGAGGTAGTCAAGGAGCAAAAGCTATAAATCAGATTCTTTACGAATCTCTAGATTTTTTAATGAAAAAACAGTTTCGGATAGTTCATATTATTGGTGAATGTAATCAAAAATACTTTAATCTAAATACTTCCAATAATTATGTTCAAAAGAAATTTACTAATGAAATCGCAGCTTTAATTCAAAACTGTGATCTTGTAATATCGAGATCTGGTGCAGGGACCATCAATGAACTAATAGAGTCTGAAAAACCTTCAATTTTAATTCCATATCCAAATTCTAAAAATAACCATCAGGAGAAAAATGCAATGATTCTTGCTGAAAGTGGAGGCTCAATCCTAATAAATCAGAATAATATTTCTAAAGAAGTTTTTGAAGAAACTCTAGAAAGAATTTTTAAAATAAAATCAAAAAAGGGAAAAAATCATTATGAAATATTAGATCTCATGAAGAAGAATATGGAAAATAATAAAAAAATAAAATCTAAAATTGAGATTAAAAAATTTATTAATTATTTTTTGAAGGAATTCTGAATTTCTTCACATAAAAGAGTGTTATTTTTGCTGTTCTGCAAACTTATTCTTGCCCACTTTTCGTCAAGAAATCTAAATGAAGTGCATTCTCTAAGCAATATTCCCTTATTTTCTAAGTATTTGATATTTG includes the following:
- a CDS encoding UDP-N-acetylglucosamine--N-acetylmuramyl-(pentapeptide) pyrophosphoryl-undecaprenol N-acetylglucosamine transferase, encoding MSKKNNLLVAASGTGGHIFPALAVTKEVEDKWNIHWLGVHKRLDANFIPKKYNLRTLNIKTPRKNIFLFYQYFRILMSTFQVIWILKEEKINLVFTTGGYISAPTIIASKLLRIPVIIHESNLIPGMVTKNFGFLCNYVLLGFKRTNSYLKNCKTIFTGTPLREQFYKSNLLPDWVPQGKGPLLIVMGGSQGAKAINQILYESLDFLMKKQFRIVHIIGECNQKYFNLNTSNNYVQKKFTNEIAALIQNCDLVISRSGAGTINELIESEKPSILIPYPNSKNNHQEKNAMILAESGGSILINQNNISKEVFEETLERIFKIKSKKGKNHYEILDLMKKNMENNKKIKSKIEIKKFINYFLKEF